In Candidatus Defluviilinea proxima, a single genomic region encodes these proteins:
- a CDS encoding tyrosine-type recombinase/integrase yields the protein MNESAVKQGTIAYLQDDYLLIWADAFLIDRKAQNMSKGTLEFYRKKLKYFTDYCDTQAVKQITQITPTLLREFLLDLENKGHNSGGIHAVYRTIKTFLRWWENEVEPDDWKNPIKKVKPPKVNIELLEPANIDDVYKMIDSCKDNITGKRDKALMLFLLDTGVRASEVTSISLEDINLITGEVIIKLGKGKKDRQVYLGSKTRKALRAYMKLRSDSSNNLWIRDDGERLTYWGLKMIMKRRSKQAKVKTPQLHAFRRWFALTCLRTGMNVYSLQELMGHADLQVLRRYLKQTNQDIREAHQRASPVDNI from the coding sequence ATGAACGAATCCGCTGTAAAACAAGGGACTATTGCCTATCTACAGGATGATTACCTACTTATATGGGCAGATGCTTTTTTGATTGACAGAAAAGCCCAAAACATGAGCAAAGGAACACTTGAGTTTTACCGCAAGAAACTCAAGTACTTCACAGATTATTGTGACACTCAAGCAGTAAAACAAATAACTCAAATAACTCCTACACTACTTAGAGAGTTTCTATTAGACCTTGAAAACAAAGGTCATAACTCAGGAGGTATCCATGCTGTTTATCGAACAATCAAAACATTCCTAAGATGGTGGGAGAACGAAGTAGAGCCAGATGACTGGAAGAATCCAATCAAAAAAGTAAAACCGCCCAAAGTAAATATTGAACTCTTAGAACCTGCTAACATAGATGATGTCTACAAGATGATTGATTCATGCAAAGATAATATTACAGGCAAGAGAGACAAGGCTTTAATGCTTTTCCTACTTGATACAGGTGTTAGAGCTAGTGAAGTAACATCTATCTCTTTAGAAGATATAAATCTAATTACAGGAGAAGTAATAATAAAACTAGGCAAAGGTAAAAAAGACAGGCAAGTATATTTAGGTTCTAAAACCAGAAAAGCATTGAGAGCGTACATGAAACTTAGGAGCGACTCATCTAACAACCTATGGATTAGAGATGATGGAGAGCGTCTTACCTATTGGGGGTTGAAAATGATTATGAAGCGAAGGTCAAAGCAAGCAAAAGTAAAAACGCCTCAACTACATGCTTTTAGAAGATGGTTTGCATTAACCTGTTTAAGAACTGGCATGAATGTATATTCACTTCAAGAGCTAATGGGACACGCCGATCTTCAAGTACTTAGAAGGTACCTAAAACAAACAAATCAAGATATTCGAGAAGCACATCAAAGAGCGAGTCCGGTAGATAACATTTAG
- a CDS encoding phage integrase N-terminal SAM-like domain-containing protein, translating to MYALKSQDQGLITLSQQDYLPILVESFLIDRRSQGLSPNTIEFYTKKLQYFQKYCERQALTQISQLTSDFIRMYLLELSEAHNPGGVHACFRPLRTLLYWIEEEEIMPAGWKNPIRRVKAPKWAAVGQIPKLRRKAARYSKQEHLQEDQADYEMLRKRMEAELAPHMEGADRNLS from the coding sequence ATGTATGCTTTAAAATCACAAGACCAGGGGCTTATCACACTTTCCCAGCAAGATTATTTGCCCATTCTGGTCGAATCTTTCCTGATCGACCGCAGGTCGCAAGGGCTGTCTCCCAATACCATTGAATTCTATACCAAGAAGTTACAGTACTTTCAAAAGTATTGTGAGAGACAAGCACTGACGCAGATATCGCAACTCACTTCGGATTTTATTCGCATGTATCTGCTTGAGCTTTCTGAAGCACATAATCCTGGTGGTGTGCATGCCTGCTTTCGTCCTTTGCGGACCTTGTTGTATTGGATCGAGGAGGAAGAGATTATGCCTGCCGGCTGGAAGAACCCGATCCGCAGGGTCAAAGCCCCAAAATGGGCAGCAGTGGGACAGATTCCGAAACTGCGCAGGAAAGCGGCAAGGTATTCCAAACAGGAACACTTGCAGGAAGATCAAGCCGACTATGAGATGCTTCGCAAACGCATGGAAGCCGAACTAGCTCCACACATGGAAGGCGCTGATAGGAATCTGTCGTGA